From one Desulfurobacterium thermolithotrophum DSM 11699 genomic stretch:
- the murI gene encoding glutamate racemase, translating into MSERPIGIFDSGVGGLTVLRALRKKLPSEDLIYFGDTARVPYGTKSPKTIIRYSIENTKLLKRFNVKMVIVACNTSSSYALEILKSEFSDVPILGVINPGARLAVSATKSGKVGVIGTEATIKSGAYRKAIHFINPSCLVFEKVCPLFVPLIEEGWLNDPVTLEVARRYVLPLLGKGIDTLVLGCTHYPLIKDILLKICKNVTLIDSAQAIADEVAKALPSKKESGKGNVKILVSDKTDRFEKIAKMIMGNKIEIEEVSIDKE; encoded by the coding sequence ATGTCAGAAAGGCCAATTGGAATTTTTGATTCTGGAGTAGGTGGACTCACTGTTTTAAGAGCTCTCAGGAAAAAACTTCCATCCGAAGATCTAATTTACTTTGGAGATACGGCAAGAGTTCCTTATGGAACAAAATCTCCAAAAACGATAATAAGATACAGTATTGAAAACACAAAGCTTTTAAAACGCTTCAATGTTAAAATGGTTATTGTTGCTTGTAATACCTCTTCTTCTTATGCTCTTGAAATTTTAAAAAGTGAATTTTCAGATGTGCCAATTTTGGGAGTGATAAATCCAGGTGCAAGATTGGCTGTTTCCGCTACAAAATCAGGAAAAGTAGGGGTAATTGGAACAGAAGCTACAATTAAAAGTGGTGCGTATAGAAAGGCAATACATTTTATAAATCCTTCATGTCTTGTTTTTGAAAAGGTCTGTCCTCTTTTTGTTCCCCTCATAGAAGAAGGTTGGCTTAATGATCCTGTAACCTTAGAGGTCGCAAGACGCTACGTTTTGCCTCTTCTTGGAAAAGGAATAGATACTCTTGTTTTAGGATGTACTCACTATCCTTTAATTAAAGATATTTTGTTAAAAATATGTAAAAACGTAACCTTAATAGATTCTGCACAGGCAATAGCTGATGAAGTTGCAAAAGCTTTACCTTCAAAGAAAGAATCTGGAAAAGGAAATGTGAAGATACTTGTTAGCGATAAGACTGACCGTTTTGAAAAAATAGCTAAGATGATTATGGGAAACAAGATAGAAATAGAGGAGGTTTCTATTGATAAGGAATGA
- a CDS encoding DUF167 domain-containing protein: protein MEEGRLKIKVTVPPEGGKANQKIIELLSKALKVPKRDIDIVKGETSRIKVVRIEGVTLANLQEKLGVKVVKIS, encoded by the coding sequence GTGGAGGAGGGGAGACTGAAGATAAAAGTAACAGTGCCTCCTGAAGGAGGAAAAGCTAATCAGAAGATTATAGAACTCCTTTCTAAAGCTTTAAAAGTTCCTAAAAGGGACATAGACATTGTAAAAGGAGAAACTTCTCGTATAAAAGTTGTAAGAATAGAAGGTGTTACCTTGGCAAATTTGCAAGAAAAACTTGGAGTAAAAGTGGTAAAAATCTCTTGA
- the rph gene encoding ribonuclease PH produces the protein MIRNDGRKIDELRPVKITVDYIKHAEGSCLIEFGDTKVICTASVEEKIPPFLKGTGQGWITAEYSMLPRATATRTIRESAKGRLTGRTQEIQRLIGRSVRSTVDLTALGEITVWIDCDVIQADGGTRTASITGAFVALYRALEKIDKLDAVKNFVAAVSVGIVGGEYLLDLNYEEDSIAEVDMNIVMNDVGEFVELQGTAEGKPFSRKDLEKLLSLGEKGITKLILKQKEILGVK, from the coding sequence TTGATAAGGAATGATGGAAGGAAAATAGATGAACTAAGACCTGTAAAAATCACGGTAGACTACATAAAACATGCAGAGGGTTCATGTCTTATAGAATTTGGAGATACAAAAGTAATCTGTACTGCTTCTGTTGAGGAAAAAATACCTCCTTTTTTGAAAGGAACGGGACAAGGTTGGATAACTGCTGAGTATTCTATGCTTCCAAGAGCTACTGCCACAAGGACTATTAGAGAATCTGCTAAAGGAAGATTAACCGGAAGAACTCAAGAGATTCAAAGATTGATAGGTCGTTCTGTAAGAAGTACTGTTGATTTAACAGCTCTTGGAGAGATAACTGTGTGGATAGACTGTGATGTTATACAGGCAGATGGCGGAACAAGAACTGCTTCCATAACTGGAGCTTTTGTTGCACTTTATAGAGCTCTTGAGAAAATAGATAAGCTTGACGCAGTAAAAAACTTTGTGGCTGCTGTGAGTGTAGGAATAGTTGGAGGAGAGTATCTACTTGATTTAAATTATGAAGAAGATTCTATTGCCGAAGTTGATATGAATATTGTGATGAACGATGTTGGAGAATTTGTAGAACTTCAAGGAACAGCTGAAGGGAAGCCTTTTTCAAGAAAAGATCTTGAAAAACTCCTTTCTCTTGGAGAAAAGGGAATAACCAAGCTTATTTTAAAACAAAAGGAAATCTTGGGAGTTAAGTAA
- a CDS encoding HU family DNA-binding protein produces MTKSDLVAAIAEKAGIRKKDAEAALNGFIDVVTEALAKGEKVEIRGFGTFLMKERAPRVARNPRTGEKVEVPAKLSPAFKPGKDLKEATEKVK; encoded by the coding sequence ATGACAAAGAGCGATCTTGTAGCAGCAATTGCAGAAAAAGCAGGCATCAGAAAGAAAGATGCCGAAGCAGCTCTTAACGGATTTATCGATGTAGTTACAGAAGCTCTTGCAAAAGGAGAGAAAGTAGAAATCAGGGGCTTTGGTACTTTCCTCATGAAGGAAAGAGCTCCAAGAGTTGCAAGAAACCCAAGAACAGGAGAGAAGGTAGAAGTTCCTGCTAAGCTCTCACCTGCTTTTAAGCCAGGAAAAGACCTCAAAGAGGCAACAGAAAAAGTAAAGTAA
- a CDS encoding adenylosuccinate synthase — protein MSTIAIVGTQWGDEGKGKIVDILSEKADYIVRFQGGNNAGHTVVIDGTKYILHLLPSGILHDEKKCILGNGMVIDLEGLLNEIEFIKKIGMSVEERIFVSERAHLILPYHKELDAASEKLKGNGSIGTTLKGIGPAYRDKAGRIGIRIADLRDEETFKEKLKWNIREKELILKHVYNYDVSFDFDEVYSHTMRVYEKINPFVADTVSLLNQAIDTGKKVLFEGAQATLLDIDVGTYPYVTSSNSSALGVTTGTGISPKKIEKIYGIAKAYTTRVGGGPFPTELKNNVGELLRARGHEYGSTTGRPRRCGWLDLFALKFSKMVNDLDGLIITKLDVLDAFDEIKVCIGYELNGEIIDYFPSTAKELSEVKPVYETLPGWKSKTTHIKRFEDLPKETQNFLKFIEDYLEVEIPVVSTGPQRDETIPRHEIW, from the coding sequence ATGTCTACAATTGCAATTGTTGGAACCCAATGGGGAGACGAAGGAAAAGGAAAAATCGTGGATATTTTATCCGAAAAAGCAGATTACATTGTGAGATTTCAAGGAGGAAACAATGCAGGTCATACTGTAGTAATTGATGGAACAAAGTATATTCTTCACCTTCTTCCATCCGGAATTCTTCACGATGAAAAAAAGTGCATTCTCGGAAATGGAATGGTTATAGATCTTGAAGGACTTTTAAATGAAATAGAATTTATAAAGAAAATAGGAATGTCTGTTGAAGAAAGAATTTTTGTCAGCGAAAGAGCTCATCTAATCCTTCCATATCACAAAGAGCTTGATGCAGCTTCTGAAAAACTAAAAGGTAATGGTTCTATTGGAACAACTTTAAAAGGTATTGGTCCTGCATATAGGGATAAAGCTGGAAGAATTGGAATAAGAATTGCAGATTTAAGAGATGAAGAAACTTTTAAAGAAAAACTAAAGTGGAACATAAGAGAAAAGGAACTTATTCTAAAACACGTTTATAACTATGATGTAAGTTTTGACTTTGACGAAGTTTATTCTCATACGATGAGAGTTTACGAAAAAATAAATCCGTTTGTCGCTGATACAGTTTCTCTTCTTAACCAAGCAATAGATACAGGAAAGAAAGTTCTCTTTGAAGGAGCTCAGGCAACACTTCTTGATATAGATGTCGGAACTTACCCATATGTAACATCTTCTAACTCATCTGCTCTTGGTGTTACTACCGGTACAGGAATAAGTCCTAAGAAAATTGAAAAGATTTATGGAATTGCAAAGGCTTATACTACAAGAGTTGGTGGAGGACCATTCCCAACTGAACTTAAAAATAACGTTGGAGAACTCTTAAGAGCAAGAGGACACGAGTACGGTTCTACAACAGGAAGACCAAGAAGATGCGGTTGGCTTGACCTTTTTGCGTTAAAGTTTTCAAAGATGGTAAATGACCTTGACGGTCTAATAATTACAAAACTTGATGTTCTTGATGCCTTTGACGAAATAAAGGTGTGTATTGGTTATGAACTAAACGGTGAAATAATTGACTACTTCCCATCAACAGCAAAAGAACTATCAGAAGTTAAACCTGTATACGAAACTCTCCCAGGCTGGAAAAGTAAAACTACTCACATTAAAAGATTTGAAGATTTACCGAAAGAAACTCAAAACTTTTTAAAGTTCATCGAAGACTACCTTGAAGTTGAAATTCCAGTAGTATCAACAGGACCTCAAAGAGACGAAACCATTCCTCGTCATGAAATTTGGTAA
- the rdgB gene encoding RdgB/HAM1 family non-canonical purine NTP pyrophosphatase, with amino-acid sequence MEIVFASKNKGKLREFQEKLSHFGIKVISIDQVKRLKEPPETGNTFLENAYQKAVYYAKAIGKPVISEDSGLEVEALGGLPGVRSSRFAGENATDDMNNQKLIDELKKRGLFESPARYVSFIVLAFPEGMGLWSEGEVKGKVITEPRGNGGFGYDPLFVPEDYLKTMAELSLDEKNKISHRGKAIEKLVKLIKEMKNW; translated from the coding sequence ATGGAAATAGTTTTTGCTTCAAAAAATAAAGGTAAGCTAAGAGAATTTCAGGAGAAACTTTCTCACTTTGGAATAAAAGTTATTTCAATAGATCAAGTAAAAAGGCTAAAAGAACCACCGGAGACAGGAAATACTTTTCTTGAAAATGCTTATCAAAAGGCAGTTTACTACGCCAAAGCTATTGGTAAACCTGTAATTTCGGAAGATTCGGGGCTTGAAGTTGAGGCCTTAGGAGGTCTTCCAGGAGTAAGATCTTCGCGATTTGCGGGAGAAAATGCTACAGACGATATGAATAATCAAAAGCTCATTGATGAATTAAAAAAGAGAGGGCTTTTTGAATCTCCAGCACGATACGTTTCCTTTATCGTTCTTGCCTTTCCTGAAGGAATGGGACTTTGGAGTGAAGGAGAAGTGAAAGGAAAAGTAATTACAGAACCAAGGGGTAATGGAGGTTTTGGTTACGATCCTCTCTTTGTTCCTGAAGATTACTTAAAAACTATGGCAGAACTATCTCTTGATGAGAAGAATAAGATTAGTCACAGAGGAAAGGCTATAGAAAAGTTAGTTAAGCTTATAAAGGAGATGAAAAATTGGTAA
- a CDS encoding DivIVA domain-containing protein yields the protein MKEGKKLKPQEIRTKEFSKKLFGYDPDEVEAFLIEVANAYQDLLKEIESLKRSTPEYKTEELVEKARKRIEEILHKKLEEKEELERQKKELEIEIEKLKLVQKQIFDKLKLTIFDMTRIIEEIRPNAPSKEERRGNRDRSESSTQSFSQQDRESGGGETEDKSNSAS from the coding sequence ATGAAAGAAGGGAAAAAGTTAAAGCCACAGGAGATAAGAACTAAAGAATTTAGTAAAAAACTTTTTGGATATGATCCAGACGAGGTAGAGGCTTTTTTGATAGAAGTTGCGAATGCGTATCAAGATCTTTTGAAGGAAATAGAATCTTTAAAAAGAAGTACTCCAGAGTATAAAACCGAAGAACTTGTAGAAAAAGCTCGAAAAAGAATAGAAGAAATTCTTCATAAGAAATTGGAAGAAAAGGAAGAACTGGAAAGACAGAAAAAAGAGTTAGAGATTGAAATAGAAAAACTTAAACTTGTTCAGAAACAAATTTTTGACAAGCTTAAACTTACTATTTTTGATATGACAAGAATAATTGAGGAGATAAGACCAAATGCTCCAAGTAAAGAAGAAAGGAGAGGCAATAGAGATAGAAGTGAAAGTTCAACCCAAAGCTTCTCGCAACAAGATAGAGAAAGTGGAGGAGGGGAGACTGAAGATAAAAGTAACAGTGCCTCCTGA
- a CDS encoding YggT family protein: protein MVKEIVHILIEFTIWFIIIGTLLTWIPPRSRNTTVWKVIDLTEKFLRPIRSFVPPIGGIDISPIVAIIVLQIIDSIIRRL from the coding sequence TTGGTAAAAGAAATTGTTCATATCTTGATAGAGTTTACTATATGGTTCATTATCATTGGAACACTACTTACCTGGATTCCTCCCCGTAGTAGAAACACAACTGTATGGAAAGTAATAGATTTAACTGAAAAATTTCTAAGACCAATAAGAAGTTTTGTTCCTCCGATTGGAGGAATAGATATAAGTCCCATTGTTGCTATAATCGTTCTTCAGATAATAGATAGTATTATCAGGAGACTATAA